A window from Candidatus Bathyarchaeota archaeon encodes these proteins:
- a CDS encoding ATPase, whose protein sequence is MYRSFKVSNFRCFQDLTIPDISRINLISGANNIGKTALLEALFVHSGAYNPELTMRIDNFRGIRGVKIEFGQWADIPWISLFRGFDTEKTIEFVGDYEESGTMTLRLRAIRDPEGLMKISRLISSYPAASPGERHISLEAAHVLRFEFVKPGEDIFEYYMIFGRGWKNPLVLPIPPSLPFKLIFMPARIRPFKEDIERFGKLETNKRQDVLLRVLRVIEPRLERLSLVKEGDLEMIKGDIGLDRLVPLQLMGEGIMRIASLTLAISDAQNGIVLLDEFENGIHHTILPKIWRVMGEASRQFNTQIFATTHSYECIVAAHHAFLESGFNDFRLHRLERKRDIIRAVTYDQNTLSTSIESGLEVR, encoded by the coding sequence ATGTACCGCTCTTTCAAAGTCAGCAATTTCCGCTGCTTCCAAGATCTAACGATTCCGGATATATCACGGATCAATCTAATTTCAGGTGCAAATAATATCGGAAAAACAGCTCTCTTGGAAGCCTTGTTTGTTCATTCTGGAGCATATAATCCGGAATTGACTATGCGAATCGACAACTTTCGCGGCATTAGAGGTGTGAAGATTGAGTTTGGTCAGTGGGCTGACATACCTTGGATTTCACTCTTTAGAGGTTTTGATACAGAAAAGACAATTGAATTTGTTGGAGATTATGAAGAGAGTGGTACAATGACGCTTCGGCTGAGAGCCATTCGGGATCCTGAGGGACTAATGAAAATAAGCAGACTTATCTCGAGCTACCCAGCGGCAAGTCCTGGAGAGAGACACATCTCATTAGAAGCTGCTCATGTGCTCAGATTTGAGTTTGTGAAACCTGGAGAAGACATTTTTGAATATTACATGATATTTGGTCGTGGATGGAAAAATCCTCTTGTTCTACCAATTCCGCCATCTCTGCCATTTAAACTAATTTTCATGCCTGCAAGGATTCGTCCCTTCAAAGAAGACATAGAGCGCTTTGGGAAACTTGAAACAAATAAGAGACAAGATGTGCTCTTGCGAGTCCTGAGGGTAATAGAGCCAAGACTTGAACGTCTTTCTTTGGTCAAAGAAGGTGACTTGGAAATGATAAAGGGCGACATTGGACTTGATCGCCTTGTGCCTCTACAGCTTATGGGTGAAGGGATAATGCGAATTGCAAGTTTGACCTTGGCTATTAGCGATGCCCAGAATGGCATTGTGCTCTTGGATGAATTTGAGAATGGTATTCATCACACTATTTTACCCAAAATTTGGCGTGTTATGGGGGAAGCTTCGAGACAGTTCAATACTCAAATCTTTGCGACGACTCACAGTTATGAATGCATTGTAGCAGCTCATCATGCATTTTTGGAGAGTGGATTTAATGACTTTCGGTTACATCGGCTGGAACGTAAACGCGATATTATACGTGCAGTGACATATGACCAAAACACACTATCAACATCAATTGAAAGTGGACTAGAGGTGAGATAA
- a CDS encoding DUF4342 domain-containing protein — MSNDSLTLCGSKKLVHCAKCGAELPEDSRFCPNCGVAVKKVVKEEFSISADNLVSKVKELIREGNVTRIIIRDEKGKTLLEIPATVGVVGVIIAPWLAALGTIAALATRCTLAVERRE, encoded by the coding sequence ATTTCAAATGATTCTCTAACACTGTGTGGGAGTAAGAAATTGGTACATTGCGCAAAATGCGGAGCCGAGTTGCCCGAAGATTCAAGATTTTGTCCCAATTGTGGAGTCGCAGTCAAGAAAGTTGTGAAAGAAGAATTCTCAATTTCAGCAGACAACCTTGTTAGCAAAGTCAAAGAGCTGATCCGCGAAGGAAACGTCACAAGAATTATTATAAGGGACGAAAAAGGCAAAACGCTCCTTGAGATACCCGCCACAGTTGGAGTAGTAGGAGTCATCATAGCCCCGTGGCTTGCAGCGCTGGGAACAATAGCCGCCTTAGCCACAAGATGCACCTTAGCGGTTGAAAGAAGAGAATAA
- a CDS encoding NDP-sugar synthase produces MKDNVQEAIVLAGGQGWRLKPTTWIPKPLLKINKQTLIDHQINWLRSHGFENIIIASNRDDLTKLPVTFSVEKDNLGTGGATKKAFKKIKGNIAYVMNIDDIVFYDPNELYDYATKGAGTLLAKPILPFSKVTLRNGIEVVRFERRPTLDIYVSAGHHVFKKAVVERYFPEKGDFELTTMQRLADQKILRGYTYHGMWFTINTMKDLLEARTYFK; encoded by the coding sequence GTGAAAGACAACGTGCAAGAGGCAATAGTGCTCGCAGGGGGACAAGGATGGAGACTCAAACCCACCACATGGATTCCAAAACCCCTACTAAAAATAAACAAACAAACCCTCATAGACCATCAAATAAACTGGCTACGCTCACACGGATTCGAAAACATCATCATAGCATCAAACAGAGACGACCTAACAAAACTCCCAGTCACATTCTCTGTGGAAAAGGACAACTTGGGAACAGGAGGAGCCACCAAAAAAGCCTTCAAAAAAATCAAAGGAAACATAGCTTACGTCATGAACATAGACGACATCGTCTTCTATGACCCAAATGAACTCTACGACTACGCCACCAAAGGAGCTGGAACACTCCTCGCCAAACCCATCCTACCTTTCAGCAAAGTAACACTTCGAAACGGAATCGAAGTAGTGAGATTTGAACGCAGACCAACACTTGACATCTACGTAAGTGCTGGTCACCACGTATTCAAAAAAGCGGTAGTTGAAAGATACTTCCCAGAAAAAGGCGACTTCGAACTCACCACGATGCAAAGACTAGCAGACCAAAAAATACTCCGCGGATACACCTACCATGGAATGTGGTTTACAATAAACACCATGAAAGACCTCCTAGAAGCCAGAACATATTTCAAATGA